In a genomic window of Nodosilinea sp. E11:
- a CDS encoding DUF790 family protein, which yields MRPTLPSELLIYRYQGEAIQPKRLALDAANRAIAADLIQLFQQQVSRTQGELNRQLQDLEGEDTNYRIKRGLAHILRNSFSTFEAISPLEPIELRRRVFALAALAVPSPTAAEQHLSLLGQQLSEELDREVTVADIRQGLYADRQDNHILTEFEPPTPDALIHRYNLSQTQGVFYKASDLVMHLYRNDPGEYKLMFRYLKLFRLMTYIEGDADQGFTITIDGPASLFKPSTRYGVDIAKLIPAILHVSKWRLTATLQMKDNFTQQVKSRQFTLDSDCGLITHYPPGKTYDSMVEESFVSRWPAKTPWRLEREVDLVPIPGSVMIPDFRLVHPDGREYLLEIVGYWRPEYLRKKFAQVRQSGRDNLILAVSERLNLENAGVDIANVPAQVVWFKTKLQPKVVLAVLGE from the coding sequence GTGAGGCCTACGTTACCTAGCGAACTTTTAATCTACCGGTATCAGGGAGAGGCGATTCAGCCGAAGCGGCTAGCGTTGGATGCGGCCAATCGGGCGATCGCAGCCGACTTAATCCAGCTTTTTCAGCAGCAGGTGAGCCGCACCCAGGGCGAGCTCAACCGCCAACTGCAAGATTTAGAAGGCGAAGATACCAACTACCGCATCAAGCGGGGGCTGGCTCACATTTTGCGCAATAGCTTTTCCACCTTCGAGGCGATTAGCCCGTTGGAACCGATCGAGCTGCGGCGGCGGGTGTTTGCCCTGGCGGCCCTGGCGGTGCCCTCCCCCACGGCTGCCGAGCAACACCTGTCGCTTCTCGGCCAGCAACTGTCTGAAGAACTGGATCGCGAAGTGACGGTAGCTGACATTCGTCAGGGGCTCTATGCCGATCGCCAGGACAACCACATTCTGACCGAGTTTGAGCCGCCTACTCCTGACGCACTGATTCATCGCTACAACCTGTCTCAGACCCAGGGGGTGTTTTATAAGGCCAGCGATCTGGTCATGCACCTCTACCGCAACGACCCCGGCGAGTATAAGCTGATGTTTCGCTACCTAAAGTTGTTTCGGCTGATGACCTACATTGAGGGTGATGCAGACCAGGGGTTTACTATCACCATTGATGGCCCGGCCAGTTTGTTTAAGCCGAGTACTCGCTATGGGGTGGATATCGCTAAGCTAATCCCGGCTATTCTGCATGTGAGCAAGTGGCGGCTGACGGCAACTTTACAAATGAAGGATAACTTCACCCAGCAGGTGAAGTCCCGCCAATTTACCCTCGACAGCGACTGTGGGCTAATCACCCACTACCCCCCCGGCAAAACCTATGACAGCATGGTCGAAGAATCGTTCGTCAGCCGCTGGCCCGCCAAGACGCCCTGGCGGCTAGAGCGAGAGGTTGATCTGGTGCCGATTCCTGGCAGCGTGATGATTCCTGACTTCCGCCTGGTGCACCCCGATGGGCGCGAGTATCTGCTAGAAATTGTCGGCTACTGGCGGCCTGAATACTTGCGTAAGAAGTTTGCCCAGGTGCGCCAGTCGGGGCGCGACAACCTAATTTTAGCGGTGTCAGAACGGCTCAACCTGGAGAATGCTGGAGTAGATATTGCGAACGTCCCTGCCCAGGTGGTGTGGTTCAAGACCAAGCTTCAGCCCAAGGTGGTGCTAGCGGTACTAGGGGAGTGA
- a CDS encoding alpha/beta hydrolase: MLNFQPLGFIQQALPTDLGVMAYYTPGGWPWQDGTAESSPPLVFLHSLGGGSSAYEWSQVYAAFGATHRVIAPDLIGWGQSTHPARAYSTEDYFYMITHLLESVAQPPALVAATSLTAGVVIRLAGLRPDLFKGLFLVSPSGNSDFGRDYRASLPALLASTPGVDKVLYQVGAANELAVRSFLSTFLFADPRRITTNTVQAYLTCTQQPNAEYSALASLNGAVSFDLSRYINQLQTPTTVVLGSGSRFSAPAMVKRLASLNPQSIQQVIEVPNSGVLPHVEHPAVVTGLLRQFLATHSS; encoded by the coding sequence ATGCTCAACTTTCAGCCCCTCGGCTTTATCCAGCAGGCGCTCCCGACCGATCTAGGGGTCATGGCTTACTACACTCCCGGCGGCTGGCCCTGGCAAGACGGTACAGCAGAATCCTCTCCGCCCCTGGTATTTCTTCACAGCCTAGGGGGCGGCTCCTCTGCCTATGAGTGGTCCCAGGTCTATGCCGCCTTTGGCGCTACCCACCGGGTGATTGCCCCTGACCTGATTGGCTGGGGCCAGTCTACCCATCCCGCCCGCGCCTACTCCACAGAAGACTACTTCTATATGATTACCCATCTGCTAGAGTCGGTGGCCCAGCCCCCCGCCCTAGTCGCGGCCACCTCGCTCACGGCTGGCGTGGTCATCCGTTTAGCAGGGCTGCGGCCCGATTTATTCAAGGGGTTGTTTTTGGTGTCGCCCTCCGGCAATAGCGACTTTGGCCGCGACTATAGAGCCAGTCTGCCGGCCCTGCTAGCCAGCACCCCCGGCGTTGACAAGGTGCTCTACCAGGTGGGGGCGGCCAATGAACTGGCGGTGCGATCGTTCCTTTCGACCTTTCTGTTTGCTGATCCTCGTCGCATCACGACTAACACTGTGCAGGCTTACCTCACCTGCACTCAGCAGCCCAACGCTGAATACTCAGCCCTGGCCTCCCTCAACGGAGCGGTTAGCTTTGATCTATCGCGCTATATCAACCAGTTGCAGACCCCAACCACCGTGGTACTGGGGTCTGGATCGCGGTTTAGCGCCCCGGCCATGGTTAAACGGCTGGCCAGCCTCAACCCCCAGTCAATCCAGCAGGTGATTGAAGTCCCTAACTCTGGGGTATTACCCCATGTCGAACACCCCGCCGTCGTCACAGGGCTGCTACGTCAGTTTCTCGCTACCCACAGCAGTTAA
- a CDS encoding DUF2996 domain-containing protein translates to MADEKTPPVDSASAADAAAPKTETGATEAAPQAAEAKAAPKGTAGAEAKSAPKAAAKKEKPPALEDKPFTEFIEQHFIPSLTSALKEKGLDDIQLTLDQRPLGVFGINDQENYWHVKGQWQKGVGETSLAGNRQFNIAFTKDSITSPKLFYFADQGSQPSTIEQFMGDERKITLDLLVLFTLRRLNGQKWLARN, encoded by the coding sequence ATGGCTGACGAAAAGACCCCCCCGGTAGATTCTGCATCCGCTGCCGACGCAGCGGCCCCCAAGACTGAAACTGGAGCGACAGAGGCAGCCCCTCAGGCTGCTGAAGCCAAGGCAGCCCCCAAGGGAACTGCTGGAGCTGAAGCCAAATCGGCTCCTAAAGCGGCGGCGAAGAAAGAAAAGCCCCCGGCCCTAGAAGATAAACCCTTTACTGAGTTCATTGAGCAGCACTTTATCCCTTCGTTGACCTCTGCCCTGAAGGAAAAAGGCCTTGACGACATTCAGCTCACCCTTGATCAGCGGCCTCTAGGCGTGTTTGGCATCAACGATCAAGAAAACTATTGGCACGTGAAGGGCCAATGGCAAAAGGGCGTTGGTGAAACCTCCCTTGCGGGGAATCGCCAATTTAATATCGCGTTTACGAAAGACAGTATTACTAGTCCAAAGCTGTTCTATTTTGCCGATCAGGGGTCTCAGCCCAGCACGATTGAACAATTTATGGGTGACGAGCGAAAAATTACTCTAGATCTTCTGGTCTTATTTACGCTACGCCGCCTAAATGGTCAAAAGTGGCTAGCCCGCAACTGA
- the gmd gene encoding GDP-mannose 4,6-dehydratase, with translation MSQSKRALITGITGQDGSYLAELLLDKGYEVHGIIRRTSTFNTDRIDHVYVDPHSADARLFLHYGDLTDGTMLRRILEQVQPQEVYNLGAQSHVRVSFDSPEYTVDAVGMGTLRLLEAIRDYQQRTSLEVRFYQAGSSEMFGKVQEIPQKETTPFYPRSPYACAKVFAHWQTINYRESYDLFACNGILFNHESPRRGETFVTRKITRAIARIVAGQQKKLYLGNLESKRDWGYAKDYVRAMWLMLQQDQPDDYVVATNETHAISEFLDIAFNHVNLDWHDYVEFDPRYLRPAEVDLLIGDATRAKQKLGWEPSVTFEQLVHLMVESDLEALGIAHGNGNGDKRDIATVRKDLMNLAPQG, from the coding sequence ATGAGTCAATCTAAGCGAGCCTTAATTACTGGTATTACTGGTCAGGACGGATCTTACCTAGCGGAGTTACTTCTAGATAAAGGGTATGAAGTTCACGGTATTATTCGCCGCACTTCTACGTTTAATACCGATCGCATTGACCACGTCTATGTTGACCCCCATAGTGCCGACGCCCGGTTGTTTTTGCACTATGGTGACCTGACCGATGGCACCATGCTGCGGCGCATTCTAGAGCAGGTACAGCCCCAGGAAGTTTATAACCTAGGGGCACAGTCTCACGTGCGGGTTAGCTTTGATTCGCCTGAGTACACCGTTGATGCGGTGGGCATGGGGACACTGCGGTTGCTGGAGGCGATTCGTGACTACCAGCAGCGCACCAGCTTAGAAGTGCGGTTTTATCAGGCCGGGTCTTCTGAAATGTTTGGCAAAGTGCAAGAAATTCCCCAGAAGGAGACAACCCCCTTCTACCCCCGCAGCCCCTATGCCTGCGCCAAGGTATTTGCCCACTGGCAAACCATCAACTACCGTGAGTCTTACGATCTGTTTGCCTGTAACGGCATCTTGTTTAACCATGAGTCACCTCGGCGCGGCGAAACCTTTGTGACCCGCAAAATTACCCGAGCGATCGCGCGTATTGTGGCCGGTCAGCAAAAGAAACTTTATCTGGGTAACCTCGAATCTAAGCGTGACTGGGGCTATGCCAAAGACTATGTGCGGGCTATGTGGCTTATGCTCCAGCAAGACCAGCCCGACGATTACGTGGTTGCCACTAACGAAACCCATGCCATCAGCGAATTTTTAGATATTGCTTTTAATCATGTCAACCTCGACTGGCATGACTATGTTGAGTTTGACCCGCGCTATCTACGACCTGCCGAAGTCGATCTCCTGATTGGCGATGCCACGAGGGCCAAACAAAAATTGGGCTGGGAGCCCAGCGTGACGTTTGAGCAGCTAGTGCACCTGATGGTAGAAAGCGACCTAGAAGCTCTAGGTATTGCCCACGGTAACGGGAATGGGGACAAGCGCGATATCGCGACTGTGCGCAAGGACCTGATGAACCTAGCCCCTCAGGGTTAA